The following proteins are encoded in a genomic region of Amyelois transitella isolate CPQ chromosome 14, ilAmyTran1.1, whole genome shotgun sequence:
- the LOC106132362 gene encoding chitin deacetylase 1, producing MSRAARSRRGRSPTAAVKGDMTPLKVNGVRTMATMPYKSIILVCAILANVNCQKDKDKEAEEFVCPEGTQGNGNFADPATCRRFYQCVDGYPYLNRCPSGLYFDDISKYCTFKAEARCGPIATTPAPITEAPTDLATKCDPAACQLPYCFCSKDGTLIPGGLDPEETPQMIMLTFDGAVNLNNFELYKKVFNGKIKNPNGCPIRGTFFLSHEYSNYAMVQSLAHDGHEIATGTVSQQQGLQDKGYEEWAGEMIGMREILKRFANVSRSDVVGARAPFLKPGRNTQFKVLEDFGYIYDSSVGVPPLPIPVWPYTLDYKIAHECKSGTCPTKSFPGLWEVPFNAHYVETFEGGHCPYLDQCVLHNHDSQEVLEWLQEDFSRYYEQNRAPYMMPLHTNWFQIKELERGLHKFLRWAANLKDVWFVTVTQALTWMTDPRPVKALTNYEPWRCDNKDLPAAPCNLPNKCALSFKHPDTNFTDTRYMETCSECPNQYPWLGDSGGTGIPGKDNYIPDNLKRK from the exons TAAACTGCCAGAAAGACAAAGACAAGGAGGCCGAGGAGTTCGTCTGCCCGGAAGGTACCCAGGGGAACGGAAACTTCGCGGACCCTGCCACGTGCAGGCGGTTCTATCAG TGTGTCGATGGATACCCTTATTTGAATAGGTGTCCCTCAGGACTCTACTTCGACGATATCAGCAAGTACTGTACCTTCAAAGCTGAGGCTAGATGTGGTCCTATAGCCACAA cACCGGCTCCTATAACAGAAGCCCCGACCGACCTCGCTACAAAATGCGACCCCGCCGCCTGCCAGCTGCCTTACTGCTTCTGTTCCAAGGACGGCACGCTCATCCCTGGTGGCCTGGATCCTGAAGaa ACACCTCAAATGATTATGTTGACTTTCGACGGCGCCGTTAACTTGAACAACTTCGAGCTTTACAAAAAAGTTTTCAACGGTAAAATCAAGAATCCTAATGGCTGTCCTATAAGAGGGACGTTCTTCCTATCGCATGAGTAcag TAATTACGCCATGGTGCAGTCTCTCGCGCATGATGGCCACGAG ATAGCCACTGGGACTGTATCACAACAACAAGGCCTGCAGGATAAGGGTTATGAAGAGTGGGCGGGAGAGATGATCGGCATGAGGGAAATCCTGAAACGGTTCGCGAACGTTTCCCGGAGTGACGTCGTCGGCGCCCGCGCACCATTTCTCAAACCTGGTAGAAACACGCAGTTTAAG GTGCTAGAAGACTTCGGGTACATTTACGACAGTTCAGTGGGCGTGCCCCCCCTCCCGATCCCGGTGTGGCCGTACACGCTCGATTACAAGATCGCGCACGAGTGCAAGTCGGGCACATGTCCCACTAAATCGTTCCCTG GTCTATGGGAGGTACCTTTCAATGCTCACTACGTGGAAACCTTCGAAGGAGGTCACTGTCCCTACTTGGATCAGTGTGTGCTCCATAACCACGATTCCCAAGAG gTGTTAGAGTGGCTTCAAGAAGATTTCAGCAGATACTATGAGCAAAACCGGGCGCCATACATGATGCCGCTTCACACCAACTGGTTCCAAATAAAGGAGCTCGAACGTGGCCTCCACAAGTTCCTTCGGTGGGCGGCTAATCt gaaAGACGTATGGTTCGTAACAGTAACTCAAGCCTTAACATGGATGACGGACCCTCGACCGGTGAAGGCTCTAACCAACTACGAGCCCTGGAGGTGTGACAACAAGGACCTGCCCGCGGCACCCTGCAACCTCCCCAACAAATGTGCTTTGTCCTTTAAGCACCCAGACACAAACTTCACTGACACCAGATATATGGAGACTTGTAGCGAATGCCCCAATCA gtaCCCTTGGCTTGGAGACTCAGGTGGTACGGGTATACCAGGGAAGGACAATTATATACCCGACAACCTCAAGAGGAAATAG
- the LOC106132312 gene encoding uncharacterized protein LOC106132312, producing MVDREVLLHHMAEDIAKKHNYNDAKIKIEPISTEGANYSSVLFNITISATTKKDLHLFAKVLNFNESVRSSMGGLIIEIEGWVYEDLAGIFKKIEDKCEVPDKFRYVFPEFYGYNPKLYAETLILENLVARGFEVYDRLKSIDWPYAAKAVETLAKFHALSMAYGKENPEIYEKKFGNNIEIALKPLGERFNDFVETALSVLKEENKERLRQFRDKEQSQGNVFVKYMTMKSKPVLAHGDYRPSNIMHKVNKDGTIDLIPIDYQTVNGGNCITDLLYFIFSGSDSQFRERYYQRLIDHYYDSLKAALIRLKLNPDEIYSRKDFDSELKRILPYGLLCALLVLPVVTVTSENAPDLNSADMFERLAKPKTSPQYKDRINGVIDDYIKWGIL from the exons atggtTGACCGCGAAGTATTGTTGCACCATATGGCCGAAGACATAGCTAAGAAGCATAATTATAATGacgctaaaattaaaatagagcCCATTTCAACCGAAGGAGCCAATTATTCGTCAGTGCTCTTTAATATAACCATATCTGCGACAACCAAAAaagatttacatttatttgcgAAAGTCTTAAACTTTAATGAAAGTGTCAGAAGTAGTATGGGTGGATTAATTATTGAGATAGAAGGGTGGGTGTATGAAGATTTGGCTggaatatttaagaaaatcgAAGACAAATGCGAGGTTCCAGATAAATTTAGATACGTGTTTCCGGAATTTTACGGCTACAACCCAAAATTATACGCCGAAACACTTATACTTGAGAATCTGGTTGCTCGAGGCTTTGAAGTATATGATAGATTAAAATCAATCGATTGGCCTTACGCCGCTAAAGCCGTGGAAACTCTCGCTAAATTCCATGCCTTGTCAATGGCTTATGGTAAAGAAAACCctgaaatatatgaaaaaaaatttggtaataatattgaaatagcTCTGAAACCTTTAGGTGAACGTTTCAATGATTTTGTTGAAACTGCTTTATCCGTATTAAAAGAGGAAAATAAGGAAAGATTGCGACAATTTAGGGACAAGGAACAATCACAGGGCAATGTGTTTGTTAAATACATGACGATGAAGAGTAAACCGGTCCTGGCTCATGGTGATTACAGACCAAGCAACATCATGCACAAAGTTAACAAG gacGGGACAATTGACCTCATCCCTATCGACTATCAGACCGTCAACGGAGGCAATTGCATCACGGACCTGCTATACTTCATCTTCAGCGGGTCAGATTCACAGTTCCGCGAACGTTACTACCAGCGTCTGATTGACCACTATTACGACAGTTTGAAGGCAGCCTTAATTAGGTTGAAGTTGAACCCTGACGAGATATACTCCAGGAAGGACTTTGATTCTGAACTGAAGCGG ATTTTACCTTATGGACTTCTCTGTGCCCTCCTCGTGCTCCCTGTGGTCACCGTGACCTCTGAAAATGCTCCTGATTTAAATAGCGCAGACATGTTTGAACGTTTGGCGAAACCAAAGACCAGCCCTCAGTACAAAGACAGGATAAACGGCGTAATAGATGACTACATCAAATGGGGAATATTGTGA